A genomic region of Azoarcus sp. KH32C contains the following coding sequences:
- a CDS encoding DUF58 domain-containing protein has translation MRALRNRLRPLIDRWLFRIGPPEHAPIVLRQRRIFVLPTRSGIVFALALAVMLLASINYNLSLGFGLVFLIAGVAVASIVHAFRNLLHLSLSPGRADPVFAGDTAHFTLLLANTRAATRPGLRCSTRTGATALDLGPSQTAEVTLALAVPTRGWHRPGRVVIETTYPLGLIRAWSIVTPEIRCLAYPAPEADPPALPQGAADKSGGRRSGLGDDDFAGLRPHRVSDSPRHVAWKNVARGGPMLTKEFAGAEGGSVDLDWHDLPTGLDVEHRLSRLTAWVLAASVAGRPFALSLPHWRAPASSDARHVSNCLRQLALYGLPERDDE, from the coding sequence ATGCGCGCATTGCGCAATCGACTACGCCCCCTCATCGATCGCTGGCTCTTTCGCATCGGCCCGCCCGAGCACGCGCCGATCGTGCTGCGCCAACGGCGGATCTTCGTCCTGCCGACGCGGAGCGGGATCGTGTTCGCCCTCGCGCTCGCCGTCATGCTGCTCGCGTCGATCAACTACAACCTCAGCCTCGGATTCGGCCTCGTCTTCCTCATTGCCGGCGTCGCGGTGGCGAGCATCGTGCATGCCTTTCGCAACCTCTTGCACCTGTCGCTGAGCCCGGGCCGCGCCGACCCCGTCTTCGCGGGCGACACGGCACACTTTACGCTGCTCCTCGCGAACACGCGTGCGGCCACCCGCCCGGGCCTGCGATGCAGCACCCGAACGGGCGCAACCGCGCTCGATCTCGGCCCCTCGCAAACCGCGGAAGTCACGCTCGCGCTGGCAGTGCCGACCCGTGGCTGGCACCGTCCCGGCCGCGTGGTCATCGAAACGACCTACCCCTTGGGCCTGATCCGCGCATGGAGCATCGTCACGCCGGAGATCCGCTGCCTCGCCTATCCGGCGCCGGAAGCGGATCCTCCTGCCCTTCCTCAAGGCGCGGCCGACAAATCGGGCGGACGGCGCAGCGGCCTCGGCGACGACGACTTCGCCGGGCTGCGCCCGCATCGCGTATCGGACTCACCGCGCCATGTCGCCTGGAAGAACGTCGCGCGCGGCGGGCCGATGCTCACCAAGGAATTCGCAGGGGCCGAAGGCGGGAGCGTCGATCTCGACTGGCACGACCTCCCCACAGGCCTGGACGTCGAGCACCGGCTCTCACGCCTCACCGCCTGGGTACTCGCGGCCAGCGTCGCCGGCCGTCCCTTCGCGCTGAGCCTTCCGCACTGGAGGGCCCCCGCGTCGAGCGACGCCCGTCACGTTTCAAACTGCCTGCGCCAGCTTGCCCTTTACGGTCTGCCGGAGCGCGACGATGAATAG
- a CDS encoding DUF3488 and transglutaminase-like domain-containing protein — MNRAPDLPHTCRYWLVGSIAVTIAPHAEHFPIWLLGLCASLLLAQAMIVRRGNPPPHRLLLALVALVASIGVKLQFDHFFGKDPGVALLAVLLSLKQLESRTGRDLHAAVLLSYFLQVSLFLYDQTPLVGLLAVVGTLLSTVTLLSLQAPREPVVAQLRTGAVLLAQGLPFMLVLFLLFPRIQGPLWGLPNDAYSGTTGLSDTMAPGSIAELSQSDAIAFRAAFRERPPPPAQRYWRGPVLTLFDGRTWRQASSPVLPAPAYQPSGPTYDYRLTLEPHNQNWLLALEYPGPGIDRARYTADLRLLTTEAVRQRAGFDLRAYPETRPGLIEDARVLAFARQLPDGFNPRSRALAQELARRAASDQAIVDAAVTYLRRASLAYTLTPPVLGTHTVDEFLFDTRRGFCEHFASAFVFLMRAAGVPARVVTGYQGGEINPVDGTLVVRQSDAHAWAEVWLRGRGWVRVDPTALAAPRRLDSGLADALSDLDGLPLLMRPELSWLRSIRHRWDALSNTWNQWVLGYNPDRQREFLAGIGVRQPDWKAFGGLLGASAGTLMLLLFAWAYLQRPNRDALDRAWMDFSRKLAKRGISRHPWEGPRDYGLRAARALPANAAELQEIADVYARLRYGARHDANATRKLAKRIRRLKFK, encoded by the coding sequence ATGAATAGGGCGCCCGACCTGCCGCACACGTGCCGCTATTGGCTAGTCGGCAGCATCGCGGTCACGATCGCCCCCCATGCCGAGCATTTCCCGATCTGGCTGCTCGGTCTGTGCGCGAGCCTTCTTCTGGCGCAGGCCATGATCGTCCGCCGCGGCAATCCGCCGCCCCACCGACTTCTACTGGCGCTCGTCGCCCTCGTCGCGAGCATCGGGGTCAAGCTGCAGTTCGATCACTTCTTCGGAAAGGATCCCGGCGTCGCCCTGCTCGCCGTATTGCTGAGCCTCAAGCAACTGGAGAGCCGCACAGGCCGCGACCTGCATGCGGCCGTGCTGCTGAGCTACTTCCTGCAGGTGTCGCTCTTCCTGTACGACCAGACCCCGCTCGTCGGACTGCTGGCCGTCGTCGGTACGCTGCTGTCGACGGTGACCTTGCTCAGCCTCCAGGCGCCGCGCGAGCCGGTCGTGGCGCAACTGCGCACCGGGGCCGTGTTGCTCGCCCAGGGCCTGCCATTCATGCTCGTCCTGTTCCTCCTGTTTCCCCGCATCCAGGGCCCTTTATGGGGACTGCCGAACGACGCCTACAGCGGCACCACAGGCCTATCAGACACGATGGCCCCCGGCTCCATCGCCGAACTGAGCCAGTCCGACGCAATCGCCTTCCGGGCCGCCTTCCGGGAGCGGCCGCCCCCGCCCGCGCAGCGATACTGGCGCGGCCCCGTCCTGACACTGTTCGACGGGCGCACTTGGCGTCAAGCGAGTAGCCCGGTCCTGCCAGCGCCCGCCTACCAGCCCAGCGGCCCGACCTACGACTATCGCCTGACGCTGGAACCGCACAACCAGAACTGGTTGCTCGCGCTCGAATATCCGGGCCCCGGGATCGATCGGGCACGCTACACGGCCGACCTGCGCCTCCTCACGACCGAAGCGGTGCGCCAGCGCGCCGGCTTCGACCTCCGCGCGTATCCGGAAACCCGCCCTGGCCTCATAGAGGACGCCCGCGTACTGGCATTCGCGCGGCAACTGCCCGACGGTTTCAATCCCCGCAGCCGCGCCCTCGCACAGGAACTGGCGCGCCGCGCCGCAAGCGATCAGGCAATCGTCGACGCCGCAGTCACCTATCTGCGGCGTGCCTCGCTCGCCTACACGCTGACGCCCCCGGTCCTCGGCACCCACACGGTCGACGAATTCCTCTTCGACACGCGGCGCGGCTTCTGCGAGCACTTCGCCTCGGCCTTCGTCTTCCTGATGCGGGCCGCTGGCGTCCCGGCGCGTGTCGTCACGGGCTACCAGGGCGGCGAAATCAATCCTGTCGACGGCACGCTCGTCGTCCGTCAATCCGACGCCCACGCGTGGGCCGAAGTCTGGCTGCGCGGGCGGGGCTGGGTGCGCGTCGATCCGACGGCACTGGCCGCCCCGCGGCGACTGGACAGCGGGCTCGCCGACGCCCTGTCGGACCTCGACGGCCTGCCGTTGCTGATGCGCCCGGAGCTCTCCTGGCTGCGGAGCATCCGCCATCGCTGGGACGCACTGTCCAATACCTGGAACCAGTGGGTGCTCGGCTACAACCCTGACCGACAACGCGAATTTCTCGCCGGCATCGGCGTTCGGCAACCCGACTGGAAGGCATTCGGCGGCCTGCTGGGAGCCAGCGCCGGCACGCTGATGCTTCTTCTGTTCGCCTGGGCCTATCTGCAGCGCCCCAACCGCGACGCACTCGATCGTGCATGGATGGACTTCAGCCGCAAACTCGCGAAACGGGGGATTTCGCGGCATCCGTGGGAAGGACCGAGAGACTACGGCCTGCGCGCCGCACGCGCCCTGCCGGCAAACGCGGCGGAGTTGCAGGAAATAGCTGACGTCTACGCGCGGCTGCGCTATGGTGCGCGCCACGACGCAAACGCCACCCGCAAGCTCGCCAAACGCATCCGGAGACTGAAGTTCAAATGA
- the bamC gene encoding outer membrane protein assembly factor BamC — protein sequence MNRSVRTSASLLALAVALTGCSGSLLESKKIDYKSGARQVPQLEIPPDLTAPTRDDRYAVPDVSPQGTATYSAYMNDRAGKPQTTTSTSAQVLPAVERMRIERAGSQRWLVVPGSADALWPQVKDFWLELGFVLNVERPEIGVMETDWAEDRAKIPQDFVRSTIGKVLDGLFSTPERDKFRTRLEQGKDANTVEIYISHRGMMEIYPNEAKDSTVWQPRPADPELEAEMLRRLMVRLGATEERAAAIVAAAPAAERAALTTQGGKVSLTIDETFDRAWRRVGLALDRVGFTVEDRDRSKGLYFVRYVDPEADVLSKKSESILSKLAFWRSDEKKLGTGSEYRLSVKGDGNNSVVSVLTREGGEDSSDTARKILGLLQQQLR from the coding sequence ATGAATCGTAGCGTGCGTACTTCTGCTTCTTTGCTTGCATTGGCCGTTGCGTTGACCGGATGTTCCGGTTCCCTGCTGGAGTCGAAGAAGATCGATTACAAGAGCGGCGCTCGTCAGGTGCCGCAACTCGAGATCCCGCCCGATCTGACCGCGCCGACGCGCGATGACCGGTATGCTGTGCCGGACGTGTCGCCGCAAGGCACCGCCACCTATTCGGCCTACATGAACGACCGTGCAGGCAAGCCGCAGACGACGACATCGACGTCCGCCCAGGTGTTGCCGGCAGTCGAGCGCATGCGCATCGAGCGTGCCGGCTCGCAGCGTTGGTTGGTCGTGCCGGGCTCGGCCGACGCGTTGTGGCCGCAGGTCAAGGATTTCTGGCTCGAGCTGGGCTTCGTCCTGAATGTCGAGCGCCCGGAAATCGGCGTGATGGAGACGGACTGGGCCGAAGATCGCGCCAAGATTCCGCAGGACTTTGTCCGTTCGACGATCGGCAAGGTGCTCGACGGCCTGTTCTCGACGCCCGAGCGCGACAAGTTCCGGACCCGTCTCGAGCAGGGCAAGGATGCGAACACGGTCGAGATCTACATCAGCCACCGTGGCATGATGGAGATCTACCCGAACGAGGCGAAGGATTCGACCGTGTGGCAGCCGCGCCCTGCCGATCCCGAACTCGAAGCCGAGATGCTCCGTCGCCTGATGGTGCGGCTGGGCGCAACCGAAGAGCGTGCTGCGGCGATCGTCGCGGCCGCGCCGGCGGCCGAGCGGGCGGCGCTGACGACGCAGGGTGGCAAGGTGTCGCTGACGATCGACGAGACTTTCGACCGCGCTTGGCGGCGCGTCGGCCTCGCGCTCGACCGCGTCGGGTTCACGGTCGAGGACCGGGATCGCTCGAAGGGCCTGTACTTCGTGCGTTATGTCGATCCGGAGGCCGATGTGCTGTCGAAGAAGTCGGAAAGCATCCTGTCGAAGCTGGCGTTCTGGCGCAGCGACGAGAAGAAGCTCGGTACCGGCAGCGAGTATCGCCTGAGCGTTAAGGGCGATGGCAACAACTCGGTTGTCAGCGTGTTGACCCGCGAGGGTGGGGAAGACAGCTCGGATACCGCGCGCAAGATCCTCGGACTGTTGCAGCAGCAGTTGCGCTGA
- a CDS encoding pseudouridine synthase, which translates to MSRLILLNKPYGVICQFSGEPGRPTLKDFVAVPGVYAAGRLDTDSEGLLLLTDDGGLQHRITDPRHKLPKTYVVQVEGEPDEAALARLRGGLDLGDFVTRPCEARCISEPDWLWPRDPPVRFRKSVPTSWVEIVLREGKNRQVRRMTAKAGFPTLRLIRVRIGDWSLGGLLPGQWRSEEIAMPAVAAGQRPGPPTGVGRRPRPAGPRGRRP; encoded by the coding sequence ATGTCCCGCCTGATTCTTCTGAACAAGCCTTACGGGGTGATCTGCCAGTTTTCCGGGGAGCCGGGGCGGCCGACGCTGAAGGATTTCGTCGCGGTGCCGGGCGTGTATGCCGCCGGCCGGCTGGACACGGACAGCGAGGGCTTGCTGCTGCTCACCGACGACGGCGGGTTGCAGCATCGGATCACCGATCCGCGGCACAAGTTGCCGAAGACCTATGTCGTGCAGGTCGAGGGAGAGCCGGACGAGGCGGCGCTGGCGCGGCTGCGTGGCGGGCTGGACTTGGGGGATTTCGTCACGCGCCCGTGCGAGGCGCGGTGTATTTCGGAGCCGGACTGGTTGTGGCCGCGCGATCCGCCGGTGCGCTTTCGCAAGAGCGTGCCGACGAGCTGGGTCGAGATCGTGCTGCGCGAAGGGAAGAATCGCCAGGTGCGGCGGATGACGGCGAAGGCGGGGTTCCCGACCTTGCGCCTGATCCGGGTGCGCATCGGCGACTGGTCGCTGGGCGGTCTGCTCCCGGGGCAGTGGCGCAGCGAAGAGATTGCGATGCCGGCAGTGGCGGCGGGGCAGCGTCCGGGACCGCCGACAGGTGTGGGACGCAGGCCGCGGCCTGCCGGGCCGCGTGGTCGTCGCCCTTAG
- a CDS encoding DUF192 domain-containing protein: protein MKFRAVGACAAAVLAIGSMCVVPAARADLPVVELGAGMYRIEAELAHTDMTRQIGLMNRPMMPAQHGMVFVFTEDARHCMWMKNTLLPLSVAFLDREGRILNIEDMKPQTLDSHCAAGPARFALEMNEGWFAGRGVRAGDKIRGIDKLPAGR, encoded by the coding sequence ATGAAGTTCCGCGCAGTGGGCGCTTGCGCCGCAGCAGTCCTGGCCATCGGGTCGATGTGCGTCGTGCCGGCGGCGCGGGCGGATTTGCCGGTGGTCGAACTTGGGGCGGGGATGTACCGCATCGAGGCGGAACTGGCGCACACGGACATGACCCGCCAGATCGGGCTGATGAATCGCCCGATGATGCCGGCGCAGCACGGCATGGTCTTCGTCTTCACCGAAGACGCGCGGCACTGCATGTGGATGAAGAACACGCTGCTTCCGCTGTCGGTTGCTTTCCTTGATCGCGAGGGGCGCATCCTCAACATCGAGGACATGAAGCCGCAGACCCTGGACAGTCACTGCGCGGCCGGCCCCGCGCGCTTCGCGCTCGAAATGAACGAGGGTTGGTTCGCGGGGCGCGGCGTGCGCGCCGGCGACAAGATCCGCGGCATCGACAAGCTTCCCGCCGGGCGCTGA
- the rlmD gene encoding 23S rRNA (uracil(1939)-C(5))-methyltransferase RlmD yields the protein MPVAVIESLDHEGRGVTHVEGKVVFVDGALLGERVEYVVHRQRPSYELADVTRILKASAQRVAPKCPHYGVCGGCSMQHLDSVAQVATKQRVLENALWHVGKVKADIIYPAIHGPAWGYRYRARIGVRLVPSKGGVLVGFHERRSSYIADMRTCPVLPPGISAMLPALHELIAGLSISDRLPQIEIAVADTATVLVFRNLLPFKPDDERRLAAFADQWGVQVWQQPGTNPASARPLHPKKGPGLAYTLPEFGVTMDFLPTDFTQVNVDINRLLIRRSMQLLDPQPGERIADLFCGLGNFSLPIASRGATMVGVEGSEALVARARENARRNGLAERCEFHAANLFEATEDSLAALGRLDKLLIDPPREGAIAVVKALSEAQMPPRIVYVSCNPATLARDAAVLVREKGYVLKGAGIANMFPQTSHVESIALFERG from the coding sequence ATGCCTGTCGCAGTCATTGAATCGCTGGACCACGAGGGTCGCGGCGTCACACACGTCGAGGGGAAGGTCGTCTTCGTCGACGGTGCCTTGCTGGGCGAACGGGTGGAGTATGTCGTCCACCGGCAGCGTCCGTCCTACGAGCTTGCGGACGTGACCCGCATCCTCAAGGCGAGCGCACAGCGGGTCGCGCCCAAGTGTCCTCACTATGGCGTCTGCGGCGGCTGTTCCATGCAGCATCTGGACTCCGTGGCGCAGGTGGCGACGAAGCAGCGGGTGCTGGAGAACGCTCTGTGGCACGTCGGCAAGGTCAAGGCCGACATCATCTATCCGGCGATCCACGGGCCGGCCTGGGGCTATCGCTACCGGGCACGGATCGGCGTGCGGCTGGTGCCGTCGAAGGGCGGTGTGCTGGTCGGCTTTCACGAACGGCGCAGCAGCTACATTGCGGACATGCGGACCTGTCCGGTCCTTCCGCCGGGCATTTCGGCGATGCTGCCGGCCTTGCATGAACTGATCGCCGGACTGTCGATTTCCGACCGTTTGCCTCAGATCGAAATCGCCGTGGCCGACACTGCGACGGTGCTGGTCTTCCGCAATTTGCTGCCCTTTAAACCGGACGATGAGCGGCGCCTCGCGGCATTCGCCGACCAGTGGGGCGTCCAGGTCTGGCAGCAGCCCGGGACCAATCCGGCGAGTGCCCGTCCGCTGCATCCGAAGAAGGGGCCGGGGCTGGCGTACACGCTGCCGGAATTCGGCGTGACGATGGATTTCCTGCCGACGGACTTCACCCAGGTCAACGTGGATATCAACCGACTGCTGATCCGGCGGTCGATGCAACTGCTCGACCCGCAGCCGGGCGAGCGGATCGCCGATCTGTTCTGCGGACTGGGCAATTTCAGCCTGCCGATCGCGAGCCGGGGGGCGACGATGGTCGGGGTCGAGGGGAGCGAAGCGCTGGTCGCGCGCGCGCGGGAGAATGCGCGGCGAAACGGCCTCGCGGAGCGCTGCGAATTCCACGCCGCGAATCTCTTCGAGGCGACCGAGGACAGCCTCGCGGCGCTGGGCCGGCTCGACAAGCTGCTGATCGATCCGCCGCGCGAGGGGGCGATCGCGGTCGTCAAGGCATTGAGCGAGGCGCAGATGCCACCGCGCATCGTGTATGTGTCATGCAACCCGGCGACGCTTGCGCGCGATGCCGCTGTGCTGGTGCGCGAGAAGGGCTACGTGCTGAAGGGCGCGGGCATCGCGAACATGTTCCCGCAGACTTCGCATGTCGAGTCGATAGCGCTGTTCGAACGGGGCTGA
- the dapA gene encoding 4-hydroxy-tetrahydrodipicolinate synthase yields the protein MITGSIVAIVTPMNEDGSLDFQSLRSLIDFHVAEGTDAIVIVGTTGESPTVNVEEHCELIRVSVEHAAGRIPVIAGAGANSTNEAIELAKFAQEAGAVAQLSVVPYYNKPTQEGLYRHFRTIAEAVELPVILYNVPGRTVADMSNDTALRLAQVPNIIGIKDATGSIDRACDLFARAPKDFALYTGDDMTAAAFILLGGHGTISVTANVAPRAMHEMCAAALAGDAIKAREINARLVGLHRELFCEANPIPVKWAVQQMGKIKGGIRLPLTPLSDGMRERVRNAMRQAGVNF from the coding sequence ATGATTACCGGTTCGATTGTCGCCATCGTCACCCCGATGAACGAGGATGGCAGCCTGGATTTTCAAAGCCTTCGTTCACTGATCGACTTCCACGTGGCCGAGGGCACCGACGCTATCGTCATCGTCGGCACCACCGGTGAGTCGCCCACGGTCAACGTCGAAGAGCATTGCGAGCTGATCCGCGTCTCGGTCGAGCACGCGGCCGGGCGCATCCCGGTGATCGCGGGTGCGGGTGCGAATTCGACCAACGAGGCGATCGAACTCGCAAAATTCGCGCAGGAAGCGGGCGCGGTGGCGCAATTGTCGGTGGTCCCGTACTACAACAAGCCGACGCAGGAAGGGCTGTATCGCCATTTTCGCACGATTGCGGAAGCGGTCGAACTTCCGGTGATCCTCTACAACGTGCCCGGCCGCACCGTCGCAGACATGTCGAACGACACGGCGCTGCGCCTCGCGCAGGTGCCCAACATCATCGGCATCAAGGACGCGACCGGCAGCATCGACCGCGCCTGCGACCTGTTCGCGCGCGCACCGAAGGACTTCGCGCTCTACACCGGCGACGACATGACCGCCGCCGCGTTCATCCTGTTGGGCGGACACGGTACGATCTCGGTCACCGCGAACGTCGCCCCGCGGGCGATGCACGAAATGTGCGCTGCCGCACTGGCCGGCGATGCGATCAAGGCGCGCGAGATCAATGCACGCCTGGTCGGCCTGCATCGCGAGCTGTTCTGCGAAGCCAACCCGATTCCCGTCAAGTGGGCCGTGCAGCAGATGGGCAAGATCAAGGGCGGTATTCGTCTGCCGCTCACGCCTCTGTCCGACGGCATGCGTGAACGCGTGCGCAATGCGATGCGTCAGGCAGGCGTGAATTTCTGA
- a CDS encoding MoxR family ATPase, whose amino-acid sequence MPHRPALRVLEAANRIILGKDQELRLALACLIARGHLLIEDVPGVGKTTLAHVIARLIGLQFQRIQFTSDLLPADIIGVSVFDRETGSFRFHQGPIFAQLILADEINRATPKTQSALLEAMEERQVTADNTTFPLPSPFFVIATQNPSHQVGTFPLPESQLDRFLMRIRLGFPDRAAERALLMGEDRRELLERQDPAIQPDDLLALQRASAQVLVAERLIDYVQALLAGTRQSSELAAGLSPRAGLGLLAAARAWALLDGRDHVLPEDVQTVFPHIAGHRLHHAGDGRPVNAESLTRILHGVALP is encoded by the coding sequence ATGCCCCACCGCCCCGCCCTGCGAGTCCTCGAAGCCGCCAACCGCATCATTCTCGGCAAGGACCAGGAGCTGCGCCTCGCGCTCGCCTGCCTGATCGCGCGCGGCCACCTGCTGATCGAAGATGTACCCGGCGTGGGCAAGACGACTCTTGCGCACGTCATCGCTCGCCTGATCGGGCTGCAGTTCCAGCGCATACAATTCACGAGCGACCTGCTGCCCGCGGACATCATCGGCGTCTCGGTCTTCGATCGCGAAACGGGCAGCTTCCGCTTCCACCAGGGCCCGATCTTCGCGCAGCTGATCCTCGCCGACGAGATCAACCGCGCCACGCCCAAGACCCAGAGCGCGCTCCTCGAGGCGATGGAGGAACGCCAGGTGACGGCCGACAACACGACCTTCCCGCTGCCCTCTCCGTTTTTCGTCATCGCGACGCAGAACCCCTCGCACCAGGTGGGCACCTTCCCGCTGCCCGAGAGCCAGCTCGACCGCTTCCTGATGCGCATCCGCCTCGGCTTCCCGGACCGGGCAGCCGAACGCGCCTTGCTGATGGGCGAAGACCGGCGCGAGCTGCTCGAGCGCCAAGATCCGGCGATCCAACCCGACGACCTCCTCGCCCTGCAGCGCGCATCCGCCCAGGTCCTCGTCGCCGAACGGCTGATCGACTACGTGCAGGCCCTGCTGGCAGGTACCCGCCAAAGCAGCGAGCTTGCCGCCGGGCTGAGCCCGCGCGCCGGCCTCGGCCTGCTCGCCGCCGCACGTGCCTGGGCGCTCCTCGACGGACGCGACCACGTGCTGCCCGAAGACGTCCAGACCGTCTTCCCGCACATCGCCGGACATCGCCTGCACCACGCGGGTGACGGGCGGCCGGTGAATGCCGAGAGCCTCACCCGCATCCTGCACGGCGTCGCCCTGCCCTGA
- a CDS encoding histone deacetylase family protein — translation MTTTAFITHRDCWLHDMGSFHPECADRLAAINDRLIAAGLDLYLSFYDAPLATAEQIQRVHPASYVDELHASVPEHGIRHLDPDTAMCPGTMKAALRSAGAGVLATDLVLKREIENAFCAVRPPGHHAERAKAMGFCFLNNVAIAARHALEAHGLERVAIVDFDVHHGNGTEDVFRDDPRVMMASIFQHPFYPYSGADCTAPNMVNVPVPAGTRGDAFRQIVSDRWLPALREHKPQMIFISAGFDAHYEDDMGSVGLVESDYVWVTQQIKALAEECGHRNIVSILEGGYALSSLARSVVAHIKALADL, via the coding sequence ATGACGACGACGGCGTTCATTACGCATCGCGATTGCTGGTTGCACGACATGGGCTCGTTCCACCCGGAATGTGCCGATCGGCTGGCTGCGATCAACGACCGGCTGATTGCGGCCGGGCTGGACCTTTACCTATCGTTCTACGACGCGCCGCTCGCGACCGCCGAGCAGATCCAGCGCGTTCATCCGGCGAGCTACGTCGACGAACTCCATGCCAGCGTGCCGGAGCATGGCATCCGCCACCTCGACCCGGACACGGCAATGTGCCCCGGGACGATGAAGGCGGCGCTGCGCTCGGCGGGTGCGGGCGTGCTGGCGACCGATCTCGTGCTCAAGCGCGAGATCGAGAATGCGTTCTGTGCCGTCCGCCCGCCCGGCCATCATGCCGAACGCGCCAAGGCGATGGGCTTTTGCTTTCTCAACAACGTTGCGATTGCGGCGCGGCATGCGCTGGAAGCGCACGGGCTCGAACGGGTCGCGATCGTCGATTTCGACGTGCATCACGGCAACGGGACCGAGGATGTGTTCCGCGACGATCCGCGCGTGATGATGGCGAGCATCTTCCAGCATCCCTTCTACCCGTATAGCGGTGCCGATTGCACGGCGCCCAACATGGTTAACGTGCCTGTGCCGGCGGGTACGCGCGGCGACGCCTTCCGCCAGATCGTCAGTGACCGCTGGCTGCCGGCCTTGCGCGAGCATAAGCCGCAGATGATCTTCATTTCGGCGGGCTTCGATGCGCACTACGAGGACGACATGGGTTCCGTCGGTCTCGTCGAGTCGGACTACGTGTGGGTCACGCAGCAGATCAAGGCGCTCGCCGAGGAATGCGGGCATCGCAATATCGTGTCGATCCTCGAAGGCGGCTACGCGCTGTCGTCGCTGGCGCGTTCGGTCGTGGCCCATATCAAGGCCCTTGCCGATCTTTGA
- the flhB gene encoding flagellar biosynthesis protein FlhB, whose amino-acid sequence MADDSDLEKTEQPSARRLEQAREEGQVPQSRELSTFLVLLAGVAGLWVMGGWMSGRMLGMLREGFHIERVKLVDQNKMLEGVLGLFMDTLMTMTPLFAILMVSAIAAPILMGGFVFSPNVLSFKFERMDPVQGFARMFSMHGVAELVKSLMKTGIVGVVGAYAVWREREHIFTLMGEAIESAVPDFLHTVLMSALLIIMGLAILALVDVPFQLWQYNKRLRMTKEEVKRESKEQEGDPHVKARIRGMQREMARRRMMAQVPKADVVVTNPTHFSVALKYDAQKMRAPIVVAKGRGELALKIRELAKEHKVPLLEAPPLARALYKHCELEHAVPGALYTAVAEVMAYVYQLNHWLAKGGLPPVAPATLPVPEDMDPGSPD is encoded by the coding sequence ATGGCCGACGACAGCGATCTAGAGAAGACAGAACAGCCATCTGCACGACGGCTGGAGCAGGCCCGCGAGGAAGGGCAGGTTCCGCAGTCGCGCGAGCTGTCGACCTTCCTCGTGCTGCTGGCGGGTGTCGCCGGCCTGTGGGTCATGGGCGGGTGGATGTCGGGCCGCATGCTCGGGATGTTGCGCGAGGGTTTCCACATCGAGCGCGTCAAGCTCGTCGATCAGAACAAGATGCTCGAAGGCGTGCTCGGGTTGTTCATGGATACGCTCATGACGATGACGCCGCTCTTCGCCATCCTGATGGTGTCGGCGATCGCAGCACCGATCCTGATGGGCGGCTTCGTGTTCTCGCCCAACGTGCTGAGCTTCAAGTTCGAGCGCATGGATCCGGTGCAGGGCTTCGCGCGGATGTTTTCGATGCACGGCGTCGCCGAGCTGGTGAAGTCGCTGATGAAGACGGGCATCGTCGGGGTCGTCGGTGCATATGCCGTCTGGCGCGAGCGCGAGCACATCTTCACGCTGATGGGGGAGGCCATCGAGAGCGCGGTACCGGACTTCCTCCACACGGTGCTGATGTCGGCGCTGCTGATCATCATGGGGCTGGCGATCCTCGCGCTGGTCGACGTGCCCTTCCAGCTCTGGCAGTACAACAAGCGCCTGCGCATGACGAAGGAAGAGGTCAAGCGCGAGAGCAAGGAACAGGAAGGCGATCCGCATGTCAAGGCGCGTATCCGCGGCATGCAGCGCGAGATGGCGCGGCGCCGGATGATGGCGCAGGTGCCGAAGGCGGACGTGGTCGTGACCAACCCGACCCACTTCTCGGTGGCGCTGAAGTACGACGCGCAGAAGATGCGGGCGCCGATCGTGGTCGCGAAGGGGCGCGGCGAGTTGGCGCTGAAGATCCGCGAGCTCGCGAAGGAACACAAGGTACCGTTGCTGGAGGCGCCGCCGCTGGCGCGTGCGCTGTACAAGCACTGCGAGCTGGAGCACGCGGTGCCGGGGGCGCTGTACACGGCGGTGGCCGAAGTGATGGCCTACGTCTACCAGTTGAACCACTGGTTGGCGAAGGGGGGCTTGCCGCCCGTGGCGCCGGCGACACTGCCGGTGCCTGAGGACATGGATCCGGGCTCGCCCGACTGA